One stretch of Bacteroidales bacterium DNA includes these proteins:
- a CDS encoding DNA-directed RNA polymerase subunit alpha: MAILSFQKPDKVIMLEADEKYGKFEFRPLEPGYGITVGNALRRILLSSLEGFAITTVKIEGIDHEFSTITGVMEDVTEIILNLKQVRFKRTVEDVDHEKVTIKVSGQEVFKAGNLNNALSSFEVLNPELVIFRMETDVKMQIEVTINKGRGYVPAEENEPADSEFGLIAIDAIFTPIRNVKYSVENYRVEQKTDYEKLLFEIETDGSIHPKDALKEAAKILIYHFMLFSDEKITLDSDDKMANEEFDEEVLHMRQLLKTKLVDLDLSVRALNCLKAAEVDTLGDLVRFNKNDLLKFRNFGKKSLTELDELLENMSLSFGMDVSKYKLEKD; encoded by the coding sequence ATGGCCATTTTATCATTCCAGAAGCCTGATAAAGTAATAATGCTGGAAGCGGACGAAAAGTACGGAAAATTCGAATTCCGTCCGCTTGAACCTGGCTATGGTATTACTGTCGGCAATGCACTGAGAAGAATTCTTCTCTCTTCGCTTGAAGGTTTTGCCATTACAACTGTTAAGATCGAGGGCATAGACCATGAGTTCTCTACTATAACCGGTGTTATGGAGGACGTTACCGAGATAATACTTAACCTTAAACAGGTACGTTTTAAGAGAACTGTTGAAGATGTTGATCATGAAAAAGTAACAATAAAAGTCAGTGGTCAGGAAGTATTTAAAGCAGGCAACCTTAATAACGCTCTCAGCAGCTTTGAGGTCCTGAATCCAGAACTGGTGATCTTCAGAATGGAAACCGATGTAAAAATGCAGATCGAGGTTACCATAAACAAAGGAAGAGGTTATGTGCCAGCTGAAGAGAATGAACCTGCCGACAGCGAATTCGGTCTCATCGCAATTGATGCTATTTTCACACCTATTAGGAATGTGAAATACTCTGTTGAGAATTATCGTGTTGAGCAGAAGACTGACTACGAAAAACTTCTTTTCGAAATAGAAACTGACGGTTCAATTCACCCGAAAGATGCTCTTAAAGAAGCTGCAAAAATCCTCATATATCATTTCATGTTATTCTCAGATGAGAAAATTACTCTCGACTCAGACGACAAGATGGCTAATGAGGAATTCGATGAAGAAGTACTGCATATGCGCCAGCTGCTGAAAACCAAACTGGTCGATCTCGACCTTTCTGTGAGGGCTCTTAACTGCCTTAAAGCAGCTGAAGTTGATACACTTGGCGACCTTGTAAGGTTTAACAAGAACGACTTGCTTAAATTCAGAAACTTTGGAAAAAAATCACTTACTGAGCTTGATGAGTTGCTCGAAAATATGAGTCTTTCATTTGGGATGGATGTAAGTAAATATAAGTTAGAGAAAGATTAA
- the rpmJ gene encoding 50S ribosomal protein L36 has translation MKVRASVKKRSADCKIVRRKGRIYVINKKNPKFKQRQG, from the coding sequence ATGAAAGTAAGAGCATCTGTTAAAAAGCGCAGCGCTGACTGTAAAATCGTCAGGAGAAAAGGTCGCATTTACGTTATTAATAAGAAAAATCCCAAGTTCAAACAGAGACAGGGATAA
- the infA gene encoding translation initiation factor IF-1, which translates to MAKQASIEQDGTIIEALSNAMFRVELENGHVITAHISGKMRMHYIKILPGDKVKVEMSPYDLTKGRITFRYK; encoded by the coding sequence ATGGCGAAACAAGCATCAATTGAGCAGGATGGCACAATCATCGAAGCCCTGTCAAATGCAATGTTCAGGGTGGAGCTCGAAAACGGACATGTGATAACAGCACATATTTCGGGAAAGATGAGAATGCACTATATCAAGATTCTGCCAGGCGATAAAGTAAAAGTGGAAATGTCACCATATGATTTAACTAAAGGAAGAATAACATTCAGGTATAAATAA
- the rplQ gene encoding 50S ribosomal protein L17, whose product MRHSRVINHLGRTSSHRKAMLANMATSLILHKRITTTTAKAKALRTYVEPLITKSKEDSTHSRRVVFSYLKDKTAVAELFREVSPKIGERPGGYTRILKTGHRIGDNADMCILELVDYNEAMLGGEAAKTKTTRRRKTSKKKDEVEGEVKAPKAAKEKVKKADEPAAKSKESAEEAAPEE is encoded by the coding sequence ATGCGACATTCAAGAGTTATTAACCATTTAGGAAGAACAAGTTCACACAGGAAGGCGATGCTTGCTAACATGGCAACATCACTTATCCTTCATAAAAGGATTACAACAACAACTGCTAAAGCAAAAGCACTGCGTACCTATGTTGAACCTCTTATCACTAAATCGAAAGAAGATTCAACACACTCAAGAAGAGTGGTTTTCAGCTATCTGAAAGATAAGACTGCAGTTGCTGAACTGTTCAGAGAAGTATCCCCGAAGATCGGCGAAAGACCAGGCGGATATACTCGTATATTGAAAACAGGCCACAGGATCGGAGATAATGCCGATATGTGTATTCTCGAGCTGGTTGATTATAACGAAGCTATGCTTGGCGGTGAGGCTGCCAAAACCAAAACTACCCGCAGAAGGAAGACTTCAAAGAAAAAAGATGAGGTAGAAGGCGAAGTTAAAGCACCTAAGGCTGCTAAGGAAAAAGTAAAAAAAGCAGATGAACCTGCAGCAAAGAGTAAAGAGAGTGCCGAAGAGGCCGCTCCTGAAGAGTAA
- the rpsK gene encoding 30S ribosomal protein S11, translated as MAKKTGALKKRVVKVEPTGQAHVHSSFNNIIVTLTNNSGQVISWASAGKMGFKGSKKNTPYAAQMASEECGKVAYDLGLRKVKVFVKGPGSGRESAIRSISNVGIEVTEIVDVTPMPHNGCRAPGRRRV; from the coding sequence ATGGCAAAGAAGACTGGAGCATTAAAAAAGAGGGTTGTTAAGGTTGAACCTACAGGCCAGGCACATGTTCACTCATCATTTAATAACATTATTGTTACACTGACAAATAATTCAGGTCAGGTTATTTCATGGGCATCTGCTGGTAAAATGGGATTCAAAGGTTCAAAGAAAAACACACCTTATGCTGCACAGATGGCATCCGAGGAATGTGGAAAGGTTGCTTATGATCTTGGATTAAGGAAAGTAAAGGTATTCGTTAAAGGTCCGGGTTCAGGTCGCGAATCAGCTATCAGATCAATCAGCAATGTTGGTATTGAGGTAACTGAAATCGTCGACGTTACACCAATGCCTCACAATGGTTGCCGTGCTCCCGGAAGAAGAAGAGTGTAA
- the map gene encoding type I methionyl aminopeptidase, with the protein MLYFKTDEEVGLLRESNLLVSRTLAEMASIIKPGITTLYLDKIAESFIRDNGATPAFKGYGGFPNTLCTSVNDEVVHGIPSSYVLKEGDIISVDCGVILNGWYGDSAFTFPVGEISEEIRRLLDFTRASLEEGVKEAVAGNRIGDISSAVQTKAESGGYSVVRDLVGHGLGKKLHEPPEVANWGKKGTGPKMEKGLVICIEPMINSGKKETIQMKDGWTIKTADGKPSAHFEYAVAVDKGKADVLTTFEFIDKVLNKL; encoded by the coding sequence ATGTTGTATTTTAAGACTGATGAAGAGGTAGGGTTGTTAAGAGAAAGCAATTTGCTGGTGTCGAGGACACTTGCTGAAATGGCTTCAATTATCAAACCGGGGATTACCACTCTTTATCTCGATAAAATTGCTGAATCGTTCATTCGCGATAATGGTGCGACTCCGGCTTTTAAGGGATATGGTGGTTTTCCGAATACACTCTGCACATCTGTCAACGACGAAGTGGTTCACGGAATCCCGTCATCCTATGTTCTTAAAGAGGGTGATATAATATCAGTCGATTGCGGAGTGATATTAAACGGATGGTATGGCGACAGTGCTTTTACTTTTCCGGTTGGTGAGATAAGTGAAGAGATAAGACGATTGCTCGATTTTACCCGGGCTTCTCTTGAGGAAGGAGTTAAGGAGGCTGTTGCCGGAAACAGGATTGGAGATATCTCCAGTGCAGTTCAGACTAAAGCAGAAAGCGGAGGTTACTCTGTAGTCAGAGATCTGGTAGGGCATGGGCTGGGGAAGAAATTACACGAACCGCCTGAGGTAGCTAACTGGGGAAAAAAGGGAACAGGACCGAAGATGGAAAAAGGTCTTGTAATCTGTATCGAGCCGATGATAAACTCCGGGAAAAAGGAGACTATACAGATGAAAGATGGCTGGACAATTAAAACAGCCGACGGCAAACCATCAGCACATTTTGAATATGCCGTTGCTGTTGATAAAGGAAAAGCAGACGTATTAACCACTTTTGAGTTTATAGATAAAGTTTTAAATAAATTGTAA
- the rpsD gene encoding 30S ribosomal protein S4 codes for MARYTGPKTRIARKFGEAIFGADKHLERKNFPPGQHGMNKKRKKTSEYGVQLREKQKAKYTYGMLERQFRNTFEKASRSKGVTGEVLLQLLEARLDNVVYRLGVAPTRASARQLVSHRHITVNGSVVSVPSFQLKPGDIIGVREKSKSLENIVDSLTTRKFTKFSWLEWDDTQMAGKFMNVPERTDIPENIKEQLIVELYSK; via the coding sequence ATGGCAAGATATACTGGCCCAAAAACAAGAATAGCAAGAAAATTCGGCGAAGCCATTTTCGGTGCCGATAAGCACCTGGAAAGGAAGAACTTTCCCCCCGGGCAGCATGGAATGAACAAGAAGAGAAAGAAGACTTCTGAATATGGCGTTCAGCTCAGAGAAAAGCAGAAAGCAAAATATACTTATGGAATGCTTGAGCGTCAGTTCCGCAATACTTTTGAAAAAGCTTCAAGAAGTAAAGGCGTTACCGGTGAAGTACTCCTTCAGTTGCTCGAAGCACGTCTCGATAACGTGGTATATCGTCTGGGTGTTGCTCCTACAAGAGCAAGCGCACGTCAGCTGGTTTCTCACAGACATATTACTGTGAACGGATCAGTTGTAAGCGTTCCCTCTTTCCAGCTTAAACCGGGTGATATAATTGGGGTTCGCGAGAAATCAAAATCTCTTGAGAATATTGTTGATTCACTTACAACAAGAAAATTTACTAAATTTTCATGGCTCGAGTGGGACGATACACAAATGGCAGGTAAATTTATGAACGTGCCTGAACGTACTGATATTCCTGAAAACATCAAGGAACAGCTTATAGTTGAATTGTATTCCAAGTAA
- a CDS encoding menaquinone biosynthesis decarboxylase, with product MAYPGLITFINALEKKNELLRINTFVDPVLEITEITDRITKSSGKALLFENNGTDFPVLINAFGSDSRMAMSIGRADLDDAGAEIENLFSRMTDNSGGILKKISSLPSLIRLAGILPSRLRRKGSCQQVIHMNPDLGILPVLKCWPHDGGRFITLPMVHTVNPENGKTNVGMYRMQILDKNTTGMHWQRHKTGANHFEAWKKTGKRMPVSVALGGDPVYTYAATAPLPENINEYILAGFLRGKKVKMVRCLTNDLYVPYDADIIIEGYVDPAEEPVWEGPFGDHTGFYSLADWYPKFHVTCITHSRKAIYPATIVGIPPQEDVWLAKATERIFLSAVKMAIQPEIVDFHMPDAGVAHNLVIVKIKKSYPGQGMKVLNSLFGAGQMMFSKYLVVVSGNIDIRDYSGLLVHIFENTDLGKDLLFTKGPLDVLDHCSDNFSFGGKAGLDATIKHPEELNGRKAAPDRINEQISNFKTDFLRTDLIKDYNSHLVSSYIPVLILSVNISEDAGVIDKIQILLESNDPDSIFKLVIVVDHTVDTSDIHTVAWQLLGNSDPQRDHRYFSNGTLLLDGTIKAFRKGGFPRKWPNVVCSDPDTISAVDKKWNTLGAGKLIESPSVKYRLLLGKGKDELYIS from the coding sequence ATGGCTTATCCGGGACTGATAACTTTCATCAATGCTCTTGAGAAAAAAAATGAACTCCTGAGAATAAATACATTCGTCGATCCGGTTCTGGAAATAACCGAGATTACCGACAGAATAACTAAATCCTCAGGAAAAGCTCTCCTTTTTGAGAATAACGGTACTGATTTCCCCGTACTGATTAATGCTTTTGGGTCTGACAGCAGAATGGCAATGTCAATCGGAAGAGCAGATCTCGACGATGCAGGAGCAGAGATTGAAAATCTATTCAGCAGGATGACCGATAACAGTGGCGGTATCCTTAAAAAAATATCATCGCTTCCCTCTCTGATCAGGCTGGCAGGTATATTGCCTTCACGTTTACGAAGAAAAGGATCATGCCAGCAGGTAATCCACATGAATCCCGACCTGGGAATACTTCCTGTTCTGAAATGCTGGCCGCATGATGGCGGAAGATTCATTACCCTACCTATGGTGCACACCGTCAATCCGGAAAACGGTAAGACAAATGTCGGTATGTACAGGATGCAGATTTTAGATAAGAATACAACAGGAATGCACTGGCAGCGTCACAAAACAGGAGCAAATCATTTTGAAGCCTGGAAAAAGACCGGAAAAAGGATGCCTGTTTCTGTTGCTCTGGGCGGTGATCCGGTTTATACTTATGCAGCTACAGCACCTCTTCCGGAAAATATTAATGAGTATATTCTTGCAGGATTTCTCAGAGGTAAAAAAGTTAAAATGGTCAGGTGTCTGACAAATGATCTGTACGTGCCTTATGATGCAGATATTATTATTGAAGGGTATGTTGACCCGGCTGAGGAACCTGTGTGGGAAGGACCTTTCGGTGACCATACCGGATTCTATTCTCTGGCAGACTGGTATCCAAAATTCCATGTGACCTGTATCACCCATTCCCGTAAAGCAATATATCCGGCTACAATAGTTGGTATCCCGCCACAGGAAGATGTTTGGCTTGCAAAGGCAACTGAAAGGATCTTCCTCTCTGCTGTAAAAATGGCAATTCAGCCTGAAATAGTTGATTTTCACATGCCGGATGCAGGAGTAGCTCATAACCTTGTGATAGTGAAAATAAAAAAATCATATCCAGGACAGGGCATGAAAGTACTGAATTCTCTGTTCGGGGCCGGACAAATGATGTTTTCAAAATACCTGGTAGTTGTAAGTGGCAATATTGATATAAGAGATTATTCCGGATTGCTCGTTCATATCTTTGAAAATACAGATCTTGGTAAAGACCTGTTATTTACAAAAGGACCTCTCGATGTACTTGATCATTGCTCCGATAACTTCTCATTTGGAGGTAAGGCAGGCCTCGATGCTACAATTAAACATCCGGAAGAACTCAATGGAAGGAAAGCAGCCCCGGATAGGATTAATGAGCAAATCTCAAATTTCAAAACTGATTTTCTCAGAACAGACTTAATTAAAGATTATAACTCCCACCTGGTTTCGTCTTATATTCCTGTTCTGATTCTGTCGGTTAACATTTCTGAGGATGCCGGTGTTATCGACAAAATTCAAATCCTTCTGGAGTCCAATGATCCTGATTCCATTTTCAAACTTGTAATTGTTGTTGATCATACTGTAGATACTTCAGATATCCATACTGTTGCATGGCAGCTTCTTGGCAACTCTGATCCTCAGCGCGATCACAGATATTTTTCCAATGGAACTCTGTTACTTGATGGAACTATAAAAGCATTCAGAAAGGGAGGATTTCCCAGAAAATGGCCGAATGTAGTGTGCTCTGATCCCGATACGATTTCTGCAGTTGATAAGAAATGGAATACTCTGGGAGCAGGAAAATTAATTGAGTCACCATCCGTTAAATACCGCTTATTGCTTGGAAAAGGTAAGGATGAATTGTACATTAGTTAG
- a CDS encoding response regulator has translation MVSETGQKDIPDSLNRSSEEIFNRNRKKIETYSIVALFCLIAAILLISVDQRLIAGCLIIAAAVLGIMVFRKTIEVNKKFKDSFSEFYSLNEKKDDVITDFSHRIREPLNNLVIIADMLMESGLQKKQKELLETFIASTNNMVTTVNELSMQSAGNLSYEPRKAIRFNLLSTIQNTFELYSLKDKANIDFILNKKDFIDQEYLGDPIILKQIFLDLFNTIEDQVSDRAIKVTINLKKTRESELENIIAFRIQTDKSIVLINESAGNNNLTARLISSGNGTFSQEIGTNHTILNIYLPFTNSATEPRQKTVSPKMEELIPKEKTHKELKDIKILLVEDNLINQKITLLTLSPLVNSIDTASNGKEALDKFGTSNYDLILMDIQMPIMSGLLAAEKIRALESTTNSHVPIIAITANAMIGDKEKCLSAGIDDYISKPFQPAALLEKIKKII, from the coding sequence ATGGTTAGCGAAACCGGGCAAAAAGATATTCCAGATTCATTGAACAGATCTTCTGAGGAAATTTTTAACAGGAACCGGAAGAAAATTGAGACATATTCAATTGTTGCACTCTTTTGCCTAATCGCGGCAATCCTTCTTATTTCGGTTGACCAGAGGCTAATTGCCGGATGTCTGATAATAGCAGCTGCAGTTTTGGGAATAATGGTTTTCAGGAAAACAATTGAAGTAAATAAGAAATTTAAAGACTCCTTTTCCGAATTTTATTCCCTGAATGAGAAAAAGGATGATGTAATTACAGATTTCTCTCACAGGATAAGGGAACCCCTTAACAATCTGGTTATCATTGCTGATATGTTGATGGAATCGGGTCTTCAGAAAAAACAGAAAGAATTGCTTGAGACTTTTATTGCATCAACCAATAACATGGTCACCACTGTGAATGAATTATCGATGCAATCTGCCGGTAATCTTAGTTATGAACCGCGAAAAGCAATCAGATTCAACCTGTTATCTACTATCCAGAACACATTCGAACTCTATAGTCTTAAGGATAAAGCAAACATCGATTTCATACTGAATAAAAAAGATTTCATCGATCAGGAATATTTAGGAGATCCTATTATACTCAAACAAATATTTCTTGATCTATTCAATACTATTGAGGACCAGGTTTCTGACAGAGCTATAAAGGTTACAATTAATCTCAAAAAGACCAGGGAGAGTGAACTGGAAAATATTATTGCATTCAGAATTCAAACTGATAAGAGTATTGTGCTTATAAATGAATCGGCCGGAAACAATAATCTTACTGCGCGGCTCATTTCTTCAGGCAATGGAACATTCAGTCAGGAGATCGGTACAAATCATACCATTTTGAACATATATCTTCCATTCACTAATTCTGCAACTGAGCCGCGACAAAAAACGGTTTCCCCGAAGATGGAAGAGCTTATTCCAAAGGAGAAAACCCATAAAGAGTTGAAAGACATTAAAATACTCCTGGTTGAAGATAACCTGATTAATCAGAAGATCACCCTTCTTACTCTCAGCCCGCTTGTAAACAGTATAGACACTGCCTCCAATGGTAAAGAGGCACTTGATAAGTTCGGCACATCAAACTATGATCTTATTCTTATGGACATACAGATGCCGATAATGAGCGGCCTCTTAGCTGCCGAAAAGATCAGGGCACTGGAATCGACTACTAATTCTCATGTTCCGATAATTGCGATAACCGCTAACGCCATGATAGGTGATAAAGAAAAATGCCTCTCTGCAGGTATAGATGATTACATCAGCAAACCATTTCAGCCTGCAGCTCTTCTTGAAAAAATAAAGAAGATTATTTAG
- the rpsM gene encoding 30S ribosomal protein S13 produces MARIVGVDLPRNKRGEVGLTYIYGVGRSIAQRVLDEAGVDRNAKVQEWTDDQINNIRRILNDNYKLEGELRSETQMNIKRLMDIGCYRGVRHRIGLPVRGQSTKNNARTRKGRKKTVANKKKATK; encoded by the coding sequence ATGGCACGTATTGTTGGTGTAGATTTACCAAGAAATAAAAGAGGCGAAGTTGGCCTGACTTACATCTACGGAGTAGGCAGAAGCATAGCTCAAAGGGTACTCGATGAGGCTGGTGTTGACCGGAATGCAAAGGTTCAGGAATGGACCGATGATCAGATCAACAACATCCGTAGAATTCTGAATGATAACTATAAGCTGGAAGGTGAGCTCCGCTCGGAAACTCAGATGAATATCAAAAGGCTTATGGATATTGGCTGCTATCGTGGTGTTCGTCATAGAATTGGTCTCCCGGTAAGAGGACAGAGTACCAAGAATAATGCAAGAACCCGCAAAGGGAGAAAGAAAACTGTTGCAAACAAGAAAAAAGCTACTAAATAA
- a CDS encoding SpoIIE family protein phosphatase — MYYLMGLYLSTYSYTHYSGFYLISAFGTDVSTIGSSGSPFRFILYGAIVIALVYWLVKSQTRMLIKTKNLLKEKEQALLMIEQQKVALELRDKNITDSLIYAQRIQEALLPSEEYFRSHFSDSFILFKPKDIVSGDFFWIGEKGNKVFVVAADCTGHGVPGALMSMIGLEIIEKTINEDNIELPSQILAILNKGLEKTFSREKNIGTIIRDGMDIGLCVIDKEKKKLNFAGAFFPLYLIRNDSLIEIKGDKIIIGMNPDGVSYNDSEIDLKEDDIIYIFSDGYVDQFGGSENKKFMYRRFRYLLLTIHHFPVNDQKAILDENIKTWIGRNEQVDDIMVIGFRPMVKSTK, encoded by the coding sequence TTGTACTATCTGATGGGACTCTATTTAAGTACATATAGTTACACTCATTATAGCGGCTTTTATTTGATTTCAGCCTTTGGTACTGATGTCAGCACAATTGGTTCTTCCGGCTCTCCGTTCCGTTTTATACTTTATGGTGCTATTGTAATAGCCCTTGTTTATTGGCTGGTTAAGTCGCAGACCAGAATGCTTATCAAGACTAAAAACCTGCTTAAAGAAAAGGAACAGGCCCTGTTGATGATCGAGCAACAGAAAGTAGCACTTGAGTTGCGCGACAAAAATATCACCGACAGCCTTATTTATGCGCAAAGAATACAGGAGGCATTGCTTCCTTCAGAAGAATATTTCAGGAGCCATTTCTCTGATTCTTTCATTCTTTTTAAGCCTAAGGATATTGTCAGCGGAGATTTTTTCTGGATAGGAGAGAAAGGCAATAAAGTATTTGTTGTTGCAGCCGATTGCACTGGTCATGGTGTTCCCGGCGCACTCATGTCTATGATCGGACTTGAAATTATCGAAAAGACTATCAATGAAGACAACATAGAATTACCCTCTCAAATACTCGCTATACTGAATAAAGGATTGGAAAAGACCTTTAGCAGGGAGAAAAATATCGGAACAATTATCAGGGACGGAATGGATATTGGGCTTTGTGTTATTGATAAGGAAAAGAAGAAACTAAATTTTGCAGGTGCATTTTTCCCTCTCTATCTTATCCGTAATGACAGCTTGATAGAGATTAAAGGTGATAAGATCATTATTGGAATGAATCCTGACGGGGTATCATATAACGACAGTGAGATTGACCTTAAAGAGGATGATATAATTTATATCTTCTCTGATGGTTACGTAGACCAGTTCGGAGGATCAGAGAATAAAAAATTCATGTACCGCAGGTTCAGGTATCTTCTGCTTACTATTCACCACTTCCCTGTTAATGACCAGAAAGCGATTCTTGATGAGAATATTAAAACATGGATTGGGCGCAATGAACAGGTTGATGATATTATGGTAATCGGGTTCCGCCCTATGGTTAAATCAACTAAATAA
- a CDS encoding DUF4870 domain-containing protein: MEENKILSETERNWSMLCHLSAFAGFFFPFGAILGPMICWLSKRDESAWVNINGKASMNFQLSILLYMVLVVPLCFIIIGFPLLFILLTLKVVCITIASIKASKGELFRYPLSIPFIQ, encoded by the coding sequence ATGGAAGAGAATAAGATATTATCCGAAACAGAAAGAAACTGGTCAATGCTGTGCCACTTGTCAGCTTTTGCAGGTTTCTTCTTCCCTTTTGGGGCAATTTTAGGCCCGATGATTTGCTGGTTATCTAAAAGAGATGAATCCGCCTGGGTTAATATTAACGGTAAGGCATCTATGAACTTTCAGCTCTCTATACTTCTGTATATGGTGCTTGTAGTTCCATTATGCTTCATTATTATAGGCTTCCCGCTGCTTTTTATCCTTCTTACACTTAAAGTTGTCTGTATCACAATTGCAAGCATAAAAGCTTCAAAAGGAGAACTCTTCAGATATCCTTTATCTATTCCGTTTATTCAATAG
- the ppk2 gene encoding polyphosphate kinase 2, which yields MGHSKGKKPAKAKVAEKVGEYRDIEPEKRKKIDKKEYEELLLKQEIELVKLQEWVKAKKLKIVVVFEGRDAAGKGGVIKTIAGCLNPRICKIVALGIPTEKEKTQWYFQRYVSQLPAGGEIALFDRSWYNRAGVEKVMGYCTNDEYEEFLRSCPEFERMLIRSGTILIKYWFSVSDHEQEKRFQDRIKDPTKRWKISPMDVESRDKWVEYSMAKDKMFAFTDTKQAPWHVVHADDKKRARLNTIDHLLSMIPYEDLTPKPFKLPPLKHNTAYVRPPVTDQTFVPEKY from the coding sequence ATGGGACATTCAAAAGGAAAGAAACCCGCTAAAGCAAAAGTTGCTGAAAAGGTTGGTGAATATCGTGATATTGAACCTGAAAAAAGGAAAAAAATCGACAAGAAGGAATATGAAGAACTTCTTCTTAAACAGGAAATTGAGCTGGTTAAGCTCCAGGAATGGGTAAAAGCCAAAAAGCTGAAGATCGTTGTCGTTTTCGAAGGACGCGATGCAGCAGGTAAAGGTGGAGTAATAAAAACAATTGCCGGCTGTCTCAATCCCAGAATATGCAAAATTGTTGCTCTTGGCATTCCTACCGAAAAGGAGAAAACCCAATGGTATTTCCAGAGATATGTCTCCCAGCTTCCCGCAGGAGGAGAGATAGCTCTTTTCGACAGAAGCTGGTATAACAGGGCAGGTGTTGAGAAAGTAATGGGATACTGTACAAATGATGAATATGAGGAATTTCTGCGCTCATGCCCTGAGTTTGAAAGGATGCTAATAAGATCAGGAACAATCCTGATAAAATACTGGTTCTCAGTAAGTGATCATGAACAGGAAAAACGATTCCAGGACAGGATCAAAGACCCCACAAAACGATGGAAAATCAGTCCGATGGATGTCGAATCACGCGATAAATGGGTTGAATATTCTATGGCCAAAGACAAAATGTTTGCTTTCACCGATACCAAACAGGCTCCATGGCATGTTGTTCATGCTGATGACAAAAAACGGGCCCGTCTGAACACTATTGATCACCTTCTTTCGATGATTCCTTATGAGGATCTGACACCAAAACCGTTCAAACTGCCGCCATTAAAGCACAATACGGCTTATGTAAGGCCTCCGGTTACCGACCAGACATTTGTGCCTGAAAAATACTGA